The following proteins are co-located in the Nocardia bhagyanarayanae genome:
- a CDS encoding DsbA family oxidoreductase, whose protein sequence is MTKARTTVRVEIWTDINCPFCYLGKARFERALAEFPQRDEVEVVHRSFELDPTLPAGETGPVVAKIARKYGISEAQAAANERGIGAQAAELGLPYLTEGRDYGNSFDMHRLLHFALAKGRQDELLDALYHANFAEAASLFGDAERLVRIAVATGFDEAEVRGVLDDPTAYADAVRADEREAARLGATGVPFFVFDNRYGVSGAQPSAVFTQALERAWADREPALQIVGDADACGPEGCAVPDRH, encoded by the coding sequence ATGACGAAAGCGAGGACGACCGTGCGGGTCGAGATCTGGACCGATATCAACTGCCCGTTCTGCTACCTGGGCAAGGCGCGGTTCGAGCGGGCGCTGGCGGAGTTTCCGCAGCGTGACGAGGTCGAGGTGGTGCACCGCTCGTTCGAGCTGGACCCGACTCTGCCTGCGGGCGAGACCGGTCCCGTCGTCGCGAAGATCGCGCGGAAGTACGGCATCAGCGAGGCGCAGGCCGCCGCTAACGAACGCGGCATCGGCGCGCAAGCCGCGGAGCTGGGCCTGCCGTATCTGACCGAGGGCCGCGACTACGGCAACTCCTTCGACATGCACCGTCTCCTGCACTTCGCGCTGGCCAAGGGCCGCCAGGACGAGCTGCTCGACGCCCTCTATCATGCCAACTTCGCCGAAGCGGCGTCCCTGTTCGGCGATGCCGAGCGGCTGGTCCGGATCGCCGTCGCGACGGGCTTCGACGAAGCCGAGGTGCGCGGCGTGCTCGACGACCCGACCGCCTACGCCGACGCCGTCCGCGCCGACGAACGTGAGGCGGCTCGGCTCGGCGCCACCGGCGTGCCGTTCTTCGTGTTCGACAACAGGTACGGAGTGTCGGGCGCGCAACCGTCGGCGGTCTTCACGCAGGCGCTGGAGCGCGCGTGGGCCGATCGCGAACCGGCGTTGCAGATCGTGGGCGACGCCGACGCGTGCGGTCCCGAGGGATGCGCGGTGCCGGATCGCCACTGA
- a CDS encoding esterase-like activity of phytase family protein — protein MGHAQDSPITVRHLGMSTLPDDFEFAGQRVGGLSGIDYSQGRKAYLAISDNRGEAGPVRAYTLRLPIDDDGQLGTPEFEKLITLSDTNGSPYAARTVDPESVRWTPNHKGMIYTSEGEAKVGRAGFVREADLDGRYVRDLPVPEAFTPRLESDRQTAGIRDNLGFESMDLAQGSSSVVALSENALVQDGAAASTEAESRSRLVRVHRTTGENLGEFVYPVDKVAPGGMPVATGVAEILSISADRYLTLERSNVPGLGFTARIYETSTAGADSVTGAHAAPPTARPMTKTLLFDFRANGIDPQCAEGMTWGPTLRGGQRSLIVVSDNNFGLAGSTAFHLLAVGGMD, from the coding sequence ATGGGACACGCGCAGGACTCGCCGATCACCGTCCGGCACCTCGGCATGTCGACCCTCCCCGATGATTTCGAATTCGCGGGACAGCGGGTCGGCGGCCTGTCCGGCATCGACTATTCGCAGGGCCGCAAGGCATATCTGGCGATCAGCGACAATCGCGGCGAAGCCGGTCCCGTCCGGGCTTACACGCTGCGGCTGCCGATCGACGACGACGGACAGCTCGGCACACCGGAATTCGAGAAGCTCATCACGCTCTCCGATACCAACGGCTCGCCCTACGCGGCACGGACGGTGGATCCCGAATCCGTGCGCTGGACGCCGAACCACAAGGGCATGATCTACACCAGCGAAGGCGAAGCCAAGGTCGGCAGAGCGGGTTTCGTCCGCGAAGCGGATCTCGACGGCCGATACGTCCGCGATCTTCCGGTTCCCGAGGCGTTCACACCGAGACTCGAAAGCGACCGGCAGACCGCGGGTATCCGGGACAACCTCGGTTTCGAGAGCATGGACCTGGCGCAGGGAAGTTCCTCGGTCGTCGCGCTCAGCGAGAACGCGCTGGTGCAGGACGGCGCCGCCGCGTCGACCGAGGCGGAAAGCAGGTCGCGCCTGGTCCGTGTGCATCGGACGACAGGCGAGAATCTCGGCGAGTTCGTCTATCCGGTCGACAAGGTCGCGCCGGGCGGGATGCCGGTCGCGACCGGTGTCGCCGAGATCCTTTCGATTTCCGCGGACCGCTACCTGACGCTGGAACGCAGCAATGTGCCCGGCTTGGGCTTCACCGCTCGGATCTACGAAACCTCCACGGCAGGAGCGGATTCGGTGACCGGCGCGCATGCGGCCCCGCCCACGGCACGGCCGATGACCAAGACCCTGCTCTTCGATTTCCGTGCCAACGGTATCGATCCGCAATGCGCCGAGGGGATGACCTGGGGACCGACGCTGCGCGGGGGTCAGCGGTCGCTCATCGTGGTGTCGGACAACAACTTCGGGCTCGCCGGAAGCACGGCGTTCCACCTGCTGGCGGTCGGCGGGATGGACTGA
- a CDS encoding MFS transporter, with protein MTTLTALRPAEARTGTRRWWGVAAAVFAIAWGGNEFTPLLVMYKSHGLPLTTVDLLLFYYVLGIVPALLIGGPLSDRYGRRRLMLPAPLIAAAGSLLLAFGSDSVPALAAGRVLCGIALGLAMAVGSSWLKELSQPPHGPVLPAGTGARRSAMSLTGGFAVGAGVAGALAQWGPLPDSLTYLINAALCVFAAAWMSRSPETVLTQLDSKRLIDDLKIPAAGHRRFLRIALPAALWLFTSAATAYAVMPTLMLPHVSGAPIAFSALITVITLGCGFAIQSVARRIDRPGTTRAAAVGLSLVTCGMLSATWASGSLTLGATITTAAVLGAGYGIGLVAGLQEIERIAWPDDLAGLTAVFYSVSYLGFGVPAGLSFLHQTVGWSYPSMYAGLAVAAAGCLVLVLRNYRDS; from the coding sequence ATGACGACCCTCACCGCCCTACGTCCCGCCGAAGCCCGCACCGGAACCAGACGGTGGTGGGGCGTCGCCGCCGCCGTGTTCGCCATCGCCTGGGGCGGCAACGAGTTCACGCCGCTGCTGGTCATGTACAAGAGCCACGGCCTTCCGCTGACGACGGTGGACCTGCTGCTCTTCTACTACGTCCTCGGCATCGTCCCGGCGCTGCTGATCGGCGGCCCGCTTTCCGACCGCTACGGCCGCCGCCGCCTCATGCTGCCCGCGCCGCTGATCGCGGCCGCCGGATCCCTGCTGCTGGCATTCGGCTCCGACTCGGTGCCCGCGCTCGCTGCGGGCCGGGTGCTGTGCGGCATCGCGCTGGGACTGGCGATGGCGGTGGGCAGCAGCTGGCTCAAGGAACTTTCGCAGCCGCCGCACGGGCCGGTGCTGCCCGCGGGAACCGGTGCGCGACGGTCGGCGATGAGCTTGACCGGTGGGTTCGCCGTCGGCGCGGGTGTGGCAGGGGCGCTCGCGCAGTGGGGGCCGCTGCCCGACTCGCTCACCTACCTGATCAATGCCGCGTTGTGCGTTTTCGCCGCCGCCTGGATGTCGCGTTCGCCGGAAACTGTTCTGACTCAGCTCGATTCGAAGCGGCTCATCGACGATCTGAAGATCCCCGCCGCGGGTCACCGTCGCTTCCTCCGCATCGCCCTGCCCGCCGCGCTGTGGTTGTTCACCTCGGCGGCAACGGCTTACGCGGTGATGCCGACCTTGATGCTGCCGCATGTGAGTGGCGCGCCCATCGCGTTCTCGGCGTTGATCACCGTCATCACGCTGGGGTGCGGGTTCGCCATCCAGTCGGTGGCTCGGCGCATCGATCGCCCCGGCACCACGCGCGCCGCAGCGGTCGGACTTTCGTTGGTCACTTGCGGAATGCTCTCCGCGACATGGGCTTCCGGTTCGCTCACCCTCGGCGCGACCATCACGACCGCCGCCGTTCTCGGTGCGGGGTACGGGATCGGACTCGTCGCCGGGTTGCAGGAGATCGAGCGCATTGCCTGGCCCGATGATCTCGCGGGGCTTACCGCGGTGTTCTACTCGGTGAGTTACCTGGGATTCGGTGTGCCCGCGGGGTTGTCGTTCCTGCATCAGACGGTGGGCTGGAGTTATCCCTCGATGTACGCCGGGCTCGCGGTGGCGGCGGCGGGGTGCTTGGTGCTGGTATTGCGTAACTACCGCGACAGCTGA
- a CDS encoding GntR family transcriptional regulator — protein sequence MSKTYSSAEHAYREVKERILSGALPGGELISEGEIAAALGTSRTPVREAFLRLETEGWMRLYPKRGALVVPIPPDEAAHVAHARYVVETAAVRTLAATGPGAVAASLRASLDRQRTLAAGRDLDAFAVEDTDFHRTYVAAAGNPLLTDFYDSLRERQRRMNSVALRRGPLDIDRIIDQHARLAELLTGGDVDGFATALVEHLAGVHQLELRGL from the coding sequence GTGTCTAAGACGTACTCATCGGCTGAGCACGCCTATCGCGAGGTGAAAGAGCGCATCCTCTCGGGTGCGCTGCCCGGTGGCGAGCTGATCAGCGAGGGCGAGATCGCCGCCGCGCTCGGCACCTCGCGCACGCCCGTGCGGGAGGCGTTTCTCCGGCTGGAGACCGAAGGGTGGATGCGGCTCTACCCCAAACGCGGTGCGCTGGTTGTGCCGATACCGCCCGACGAAGCCGCGCACGTCGCGCACGCCAGGTACGTCGTCGAGACCGCGGCCGTTCGCACGCTGGCGGCAACCGGCCCCGGTGCCGTTGCGGCGTCTTTGCGTGCTTCGCTGGACCGGCAGCGCACGCTTGCCGCGGGCCGGGATCTGGACGCCTTCGCCGTCGAGGACACCGACTTCCACCGCACCTACGTCGCGGCGGCGGGCAACCCGCTGCTGACCGACTTCTACGACTCGCTGCGGGAGCGGCAGCGCCGGATGAACAGCGTCGCCTTGCGCCGCGGCCCGCTCGACATCGACCGGATCATCGACCAGCACGCCCGCCTCGCGGAACTGCTCACCGGCGGTGACGTCGACGGTTTCGCCACGGCGCTGGTCGAACACCTCGCCGGTGTGCACCAGCTGGAACTACGGGGCCTGTGA
- a CDS encoding DUF6480 family protein: MSAMDPDPARTPDLESGGGVAPGSTPPETAQTSGLSAPEPRTRHRFPGTGVAAMAITIALVVLFAVVAIGIIVSLI, translated from the coding sequence ATGTCGGCAATGGACCCCGATCCCGCGCGCACCCCCGATCTGGAATCCGGCGGCGGCGTCGCACCCGGCTCGACCCCGCCCGAAACGGCACAGACCTCCGGCCTCTCCGCACCGGAACCGCGCACCAGGCACCGGTTCCCCGGAACGGGTGTGGCCGCGATGGCGATCACGATCGCCTTGGTCGTCCTCTTCGCCGTGGTCGCTATCGGGATAATCGTGTCGCTGATCTGA
- a CDS encoding DUF305 domain-containing protein codes for MFITRTRITIAAVASGVLLFAAGCGDDSDSMSGMDHGTSSTTTAAATSAARTDFNNADVTFLQMMYPHHAQAVEMAKLVPSHTENPQLRALAAEVEKAQAPEMEQISALLQSFGKPAPTAGGGHEGHGMPGMMSAEQMTALQAASGPAFDEMWLEMMIEHHTGAIDMAKTELADGVNPDAQALARTVIAAQEAEITTMRAMLDQN; via the coding sequence ATGTTCATCACCCGTACCCGCATCACGATCGCCGCCGTCGCCTCGGGCGTCCTGCTGTTCGCCGCCGGATGTGGCGACGATTCCGACTCGATGTCCGGCATGGACCACGGCACGTCGTCGACCACCACCGCGGCGGCCACCTCCGCCGCGCGGACCGATTTCAACAACGCCGACGTGACCTTCCTGCAGATGATGTACCCGCACCACGCCCAGGCGGTCGAGATGGCGAAGCTGGTGCCGAGCCACACCGAGAACCCGCAGTTGCGCGCCTTGGCCGCGGAGGTCGAGAAGGCGCAGGCGCCCGAGATGGAGCAGATCAGCGCCCTGCTGCAGAGCTTCGGCAAGCCCGCGCCGACCGCGGGCGGCGGCCACGAGGGCCACGGCATGCCGGGGATGATGTCGGCCGAGCAGATGACCGCGCTGCAGGCCGCTTCCGGCCCCGCGTTCGACGAGATGTGGCTGGAGATGATGATCGAACACCACACCGGCGCGATCGACATGGCGAAGACCGAACTGGCCGACGGCGTCAATCCCGACGCACAGGCGCTGGCCCGCACGGTGATCGCCGCTCAGGAAGCGGAGATCACCACCATGCGCGCCATGCTCGACCAGAACTGA
- a CDS encoding AMIN-like domain-containing (lipo)protein: MRNRMVWAVAVAAALIAGCDDGESVSATSAPPTTTGSLVEAPVQPPGDAGPKRGTPSGDAALTVTDLRIGHHSGFDRVVYDLGGTGTPGWIVQYTDRAVQDGSGNAIEVAGQSVLEVQITGSAYPFDSGVTPYSGPDPATDPSAPGIAGVYRTTVFEGTTQSFIGVNADRPAFSVTTLSNPTRLVIDIATL; encoded by the coding sequence ATGCGCAACAGGATGGTGTGGGCGGTCGCGGTCGCGGCGGCCCTGATCGCGGGCTGCGACGACGGCGAATCGGTCTCGGCCACCTCGGCTCCGCCGACGACGACGGGCTCACTCGTCGAGGCGCCCGTCCAGCCGCCGGGCGACGCGGGGCCCAAGCGCGGCACCCCGTCCGGCGACGCCGCGCTCACCGTCACCGACCTGCGCATCGGCCACCATTCCGGCTTCGACCGCGTCGTCTACGACCTCGGTGGCACCGGAACCCCGGGCTGGATCGTGCAGTACACCGATCGGGCGGTCCAGGACGGCAGCGGCAATGCCATCGAGGTGGCCGGACAGTCCGTGCTCGAAGTCCAGATCACCGGCTCCGCCTATCCCTTCGACAGCGGCGTCACCCCCTACTCCGGACCCGATCCCGCCACCGACCCGAGCGCGCCGGGCATCGCGGGCGTCTACCGCACCACCGTCTTCGAGGGCACCACCCAGTCCTTCATCGGCGTCAACGCCGACCGCCCCGCCTTCTCGGTCACCACGCTGTCCAACCCGACCCGCCTGGTGATCGACATCGCCACACTCTGA
- a CDS encoding class I SAM-dependent methyltransferase, whose product MDDVEDVFGRLRRYPDVEALNLYAVDAADRLILDAAADAIETAGSGKVAVIGDNYGALTLGAIARHDLREVRVHQDLLTGELALANNARALGLADRYTAHALTEELLSGVEVVLLRLPRVLAGLAEVADAIARYADPGVSVIAGGRDKYLTKSMNDILAESFSTVLASRGRQKSRTLLVEGPKPVGDPRFPVRECLDEVGIEVVAHGAAFSGPRLDIGTRFLLQHLKWMKPDARDAIDLGCGTGILAVALAKARPALRVVGTDQSAAAVASARATASANDVADRVTVVRDDAMSTAADNSADLVLCNPPFHVGAAVHTGSAIKMFAETGRVLRPGGELWTVYNTHLNYRGVVERMVGRTEVIGRNRKFTVTRSVRGLHDVRQR is encoded by the coding sequence GTGGACGATGTCGAGGACGTGTTTGGCCGACTGCGGCGGTATCCGGATGTGGAGGCGCTGAACCTCTATGCCGTCGATGCCGCCGACCGGTTGATCCTCGACGCGGCCGCGGACGCGATCGAGACAGCCGGTAGCGGAAAGGTAGCCGTTATCGGTGACAACTACGGCGCGCTGACGCTCGGCGCGATCGCCCGGCACGACCTGCGCGAGGTCCGCGTGCACCAGGACCTGCTCACCGGCGAGCTGGCGCTGGCCAACAACGCCCGCGCGCTCGGCCTTGCCGACCGCTACACCGCGCACGCGCTCACCGAGGAACTGCTGAGCGGCGTCGAAGTGGTGTTGCTCCGGCTGCCCCGGGTCTTGGCGGGTCTGGCGGAAGTGGCCGACGCGATCGCGCGGTACGCCGACCCGGGGGTGAGCGTGATCGCGGGCGGGCGTGACAAGTATCTGACCAAGTCGATGAACGACATACTCGCCGAGTCCTTTTCGACGGTCCTCGCCAGCCGGGGCAGGCAGAAGTCGCGCACGCTCTTGGTCGAAGGTCCGAAACCCGTTGGCGACCCGCGGTTTCCGGTGCGCGAATGTCTCGACGAGGTGGGCATCGAAGTCGTCGCCCACGGCGCGGCGTTCTCGGGTCCGCGCCTGGACATCGGGACCAGATTCCTGTTGCAGCACCTGAAGTGGATGAAGCCGGACGCCCGCGACGCCATCGACCTCGGCTGCGGCACCGGCATTCTGGCGGTGGCGCTGGCCAAGGCGCGCCCGGCGCTGCGGGTGGTCGGCACGGACCAATCGGCCGCCGCGGTGGCCTCGGCGCGGGCGACGGCGTCGGCCAACGACGTCGCCGACCGGGTGACGGTGGTGCGCGACGACGCGATGTCCACGGCCGCCGACAACAGCGCCGATCTCGTGCTGTGCAATCCGCCGTTCCACGTCGGCGCGGCGGTGCACACCGGCTCGGCCATCAAGATGTTCGCCGAAACCGGTCGCGTGCTTCGCCCGGGTGGCGAACTGTGGACGGTGTACAACACCCATCTCAACTATCGCGGTGTGGTCGAGCGGATGGTCGGGCGCACCGAGGTGATCGGCCGCAACCGGAAGTTCACGGTGACACGGTCGGTGCGTGGCTTGCACGACGTCCGGCAACGGTAG
- a CDS encoding Bax inhibitor-1/YccA family protein — MRTTSNPVFKNLPKQEGGGYANFGSGVAGAGQFGQQFGNQYPNQYGQYPQPYQQAPPTHRAMTIDDVVTKTGITLGVLALSAIIAYGLTAANNGLAPLFVIVGGLVGLVLVLIASFANKMDNPALVLGYAVAEGLFLGALSFMFTDISFGGVGGSALIGQAVLGTFGVFAGMLVVYKTGAIRVTPRFTRMIIGATIGVVVLMLGNLIASFFTDGGFGLRDGGALAIVFSLVCIAIAAFSFLLDFDAADQLIRAQAPEKAAWGVALGLTVTLVWLYVEILRLLSYFQND, encoded by the coding sequence GTGCGCACCACAAGCAATCCGGTCTTCAAGAATTTGCCCAAGCAAGAGGGCGGCGGCTACGCCAACTTCGGTTCGGGCGTAGCGGGTGCCGGGCAGTTCGGACAGCAGTTCGGTAACCAGTACCCGAACCAGTACGGCCAGTACCCGCAGCCGTATCAGCAGGCCCCGCCCACCCACCGGGCCATGACCATCGACGACGTGGTGACCAAGACCGGCATCACGCTGGGCGTGCTCGCCCTTTCGGCGATCATCGCCTACGGCCTCACCGCGGCGAACAACGGACTGGCGCCGCTGTTCGTCATCGTCGGCGGCCTGGTCGGCCTGGTGCTCGTCCTGATCGCCAGCTTCGCCAACAAGATGGACAACCCGGCGCTCGTGCTGGGCTACGCGGTCGCGGAAGGCCTGTTCCTCGGCGCCCTGTCCTTCATGTTCACCGACATCTCGTTCGGTGGCGTCGGCGGCAGCGCCCTGATCGGACAGGCGGTGCTCGGCACCTTCGGCGTGTTCGCGGGCATGCTCGTGGTCTACAAGACGGGCGCCATCCGCGTGACGCCGCGCTTCACCCGCATGATCATCGGCGCCACCATCGGCGTGGTCGTGCTGATGCTCGGCAACCTGATCGCCAGCTTCTTCACCGACGGCGGCTTCGGCCTGCGCGACGGCGGCGCGCTCGCCATCGTGTTCAGCCTGGTCTGCATCGCGATCGCCGCGTTCAGCTTCCTGCTCGACTTCGACGCCGCCGATCAGCTGATCCGCGCGCAGGCGCCGGAGAAGGCGGCCTGGGGCGTGGCGCTCGGCCTGACCGTCACCCTGGTCTGGCTCTACGTCGAGATCCTGCGACTGCTGAGCTACTTCCAGAACGACTAG
- a CDS encoding acetyl-CoA C-acetyltransferase, which translates to MPEAVIVSTARSPIGRARKGSLVDMRPDDLTTQIVRAALDKVPALDPTQVDDLILGCGSPGGEQGFNIARIVAVQLGYDTIPGTTVHRYCASSLQSTRMAFHAIKAGEGDVFISAGVETVSRYVNGSADSWPNTQNPLFDEAQARTAQTAQGGAGIWHDPREDGLIPDAYIAMGQTAENVATFTGISREDQDRWGVRSQNRAEEAIKNGFFEREITPITLPDGTVVSTDDGPRAGVTYEAVSQLKPVFRPDGTITAGNCCPLNDGAAALVIMSDTKAKELGLTPLARIVSTGVSGLSPEIMGLGPIEAVKRALALAGKTVDDIDLFEINEAFAVQVLGSARELKIDEDKLNVSGGAIALGHPFGMTGARITTTLINNLQTYDKQFGVETMCVGGGQGMAMVIERLS; encoded by the coding sequence ATGCCAGAGGCAGTTATCGTTTCGACCGCCCGCTCCCCCATCGGCCGGGCCCGCAAGGGTTCGCTGGTCGACATGCGGCCCGACGACCTGACCACCCAGATCGTGCGCGCGGCGCTCGACAAGGTTCCTGCGCTCGACCCGACCCAGGTCGACGACCTGATCCTCGGCTGCGGCTCCCCGGGCGGTGAGCAGGGCTTCAACATCGCTCGCATCGTCGCGGTGCAGCTGGGCTACGACACGATTCCCGGCACCACCGTGCACCGCTACTGCGCCTCCTCGCTGCAGTCCACCCGGATGGCCTTCCACGCCATCAAGGCGGGCGAGGGCGACGTGTTCATCTCCGCGGGCGTCGAGACCGTCTCGCGCTACGTCAACGGCTCGGCCGACAGCTGGCCGAACACCCAGAACCCGCTGTTCGACGAGGCGCAGGCCCGGACCGCGCAGACCGCTCAGGGCGGCGCGGGCATCTGGCACGACCCGCGCGAGGACGGCCTGATCCCGGACGCCTACATCGCGATGGGCCAGACCGCCGAGAACGTCGCCACCTTCACCGGCATCAGCCGTGAGGACCAGGACCGCTGGGGCGTGCGCTCGCAGAACCGTGCGGAGGAGGCCATCAAGAACGGCTTCTTCGAGCGCGAGATCACCCCGATCACCCTGCCGGACGGCACCGTGGTCTCGACCGACGACGGCCCGCGCGCCGGCGTCACCTACGAGGCCGTCTCGCAGCTGAAGCCGGTCTTCCGTCCCGACGGCACCATCACCGCCGGTAACTGTTGTCCGCTCAACGACGGCGCCGCGGCGCTGGTCATCATGAGCGACACCAAGGCCAAGGAACTCGGCCTGACCCCGCTGGCGCGCATCGTGTCCACCGGCGTCTCGGGCCTGTCGCCGGAGATCATGGGCCTCGGCCCGATCGAGGCCGTCAAGCGCGCGCTGGCGCTGGCGGGCAAGACGGTCGACGACATCGACCTGTTCGAGATCAACGAGGCCTTCGCCGTGCAGGTGCTCGGTTCGGCTCGCGAGCTGAAGATCGACGAGGACAAGCTGAACGTCTCCGGTGGCGCCATCGCCCTCGGCCACCCGTTCGGCATGACCGGCGCCCGCATCACCACCACGCTCATCAACAACCTCCAGACCTACGACAAGCAGTTCGGTGTGGAGACCATGTGCGTCGGTGGCGGCCAGGGCATGGCGATGGTCATCGAGCGCCTGAGCTGA
- a CDS encoding SGNH/GDSL hydrolase family protein, with protein sequence MGAPRISRRTAAVTGAATLLAGSGAGTASWAAYRLLMAQAGVARGVIGRDTSKPPEADGIYTAGCLAPEPWRTGKHADLHLMIFGDSTAAGVGCLTADGVPGVRIARALAEASGKRIRLSTKAISGATSKGLAGQVDAMFVAGPPPDAAVIFIGANDITKKHSIGASARRLGAAVARLHLSGSVVVVGTCPDLGTVSAIPQPLRTIVRNWSVRLARAQFAVTTAAGGHPVALGELGREFRTAPEQMFSADGFHPSAAGYELAAARVLPALLAALEQRGLNTDRGAHGLRRGLAARLRGLVAQKSGAVAADDAEARNGRGDVPGARQVRYT encoded by the coding sequence GTGGGAGCACCTCGGATCAGCCGGCGAACGGCCGCCGTCACCGGTGCTGCGACGTTGCTCGCGGGTTCCGGGGCGGGCACCGCATCGTGGGCCGCGTATCGGCTGCTCATGGCGCAGGCCGGTGTCGCGCGCGGCGTGATCGGCCGCGACACCTCCAAGCCGCCGGAGGCGGACGGCATCTACACCGCGGGCTGCCTTGCGCCAGAGCCATGGCGCACCGGCAAGCACGCCGACCTGCACCTGATGATCTTCGGCGACTCCACCGCGGCAGGCGTCGGTTGCCTGACCGCCGACGGCGTGCCCGGCGTACGCATCGCCCGCGCACTCGCCGAGGCCAGCGGGAAACGAATCCGGCTGAGCACCAAGGCGATCTCCGGCGCCACCTCCAAAGGTCTCGCCGGACAGGTGGACGCCATGTTCGTCGCGGGACCGCCGCCGGACGCCGCGGTGATCTTCATCGGCGCCAACGACATCACCAAGAAGCACTCCATCGGCGCCTCGGCGCGCAGGCTGGGCGCCGCGGTGGCCCGGCTGCACCTGTCGGGCAGCGTCGTCGTGGTCGGCACGTGTCCCGATCTGGGGACCGTGTCCGCGATTCCGCAGCCGCTGCGCACCATCGTGCGGAACTGGAGCGTGCGGCTGGCCAGGGCGCAGTTCGCGGTCACCACCGCCGCGGGCGGACACCCGGTAGCGCTCGGCGAGCTGGGCCGGGAATTCCGCACCGCGCCCGAGCAGATGTTCTCCGCCGACGGCTTCCACCCCTCGGCCGCGGGCTACGAACTCGCCGCGGCGCGGGTGCTTCCCGCGCTGCTCGCCGCCCTGGAACAGCGGGGGCTGAACACCGACCGCGGCGCGCACGGCCTGCGTCGCGGACTCGCGGCCCGGCTGCGCGGGCTGGTTGCTCAGAAATCCGGCGCGGTCGCAGCGGACGACGCCGAAGCGCGCAATGGCCGGGGCGACGTTCCCGGCGCTCGACAGGTTCGGTACACATAG